The following are encoded in a window of Brevibacillus sp. DP1.3A genomic DNA:
- a CDS encoding LysR family transcriptional regulator, whose amino-acid sequence MNMEQIEAFIFVALTGSFSKTADLLYLSQPTVSMRIKALETTMGCKLFQRTGHTISLTKEGDLFLPYAKNIMHMLQEGQQAIQRSQGDVEGELTISTVFVSAFYILPDLVQQFQQLYPKIKLTILTGHSHQVLDMVLNHEVSFGIARAVTHPQINRIQLMPDDMVLAIYPDHPFSFRHQVSIEEVARERLILFNRGSLDWKLINNAFSHFQLQNNVVMEADNIEVVKRMVKQRLGIAFLPRFAISKDLSEGELQEVDVLNLPQINRNFELIYLKDTPVHGIMRTFIDFLMQSKALQQ is encoded by the coding sequence ATGAATATGGAGCAAATTGAAGCATTCATCTTTGTCGCCCTGACCGGGAGCTTCAGCAAAACGGCTGATTTGCTCTATCTGTCACAGCCCACGGTCAGCATGCGGATCAAGGCACTCGAAACGACTATGGGCTGTAAGCTGTTTCAACGTACGGGTCATACGATTTCTCTTACAAAGGAAGGCGATCTGTTCCTTCCCTATGCGAAAAACATCATGCACATGCTACAAGAGGGACAGCAAGCGATTCAGCGATCACAAGGCGATGTAGAGGGAGAATTGACCATCTCCACCGTTTTTGTCTCCGCCTTTTACATTTTGCCTGACCTCGTCCAGCAATTCCAACAGCTGTACCCCAAAATCAAGCTGACGATCCTCACCGGACATTCCCATCAGGTGCTCGATATGGTTCTGAACCACGAGGTGTCATTCGGAATTGCTCGTGCTGTTACCCATCCACAGATTAACCGGATTCAACTGATGCCGGATGACATGGTCTTAGCGATTTATCCCGACCATCCATTTTCTTTCCGCCATCAGGTCTCCATTGAAGAAGTCGCACGTGAACGACTGATCTTGTTCAATCGGGGCTCGCTCGACTGGAAGCTGATCAACAATGCATTCAGCCATTTTCAGCTACAAAACAATGTCGTCATGGAGGCTGACAACATCGAGGTCGTGAAGCGGATGGTTAAACAACGGCTGGGCATCGCCTTTTTGCCTCGCTTTGCCATCTCCAAGGACTTGAGCGAAGGCGAGCTGCAGGAAGTAGACGTCCTGAACCTGCCGCAAATCAACCGGAACTTCGAGCTGATTTACCTCAAGGATACACCTGTTCACGGGATTATGCGTACGTTTATCGACTTTTTGATGCAGAGCAAAGCCTTGCAGCAGTAG
- a CDS encoding MFS transporter: MNMNAQENSQRPILFLMINMFIAMLGIGLIIPILPEFLKEFGAGGETAGYLVAAFGVTQFLFSPIAGEWSDKYGRKIMIVMGLVLFTISNLVFALAEQTWVLYLSRLIGGIGAAAMIPSMLAYVADITTEDKRGKGLGMLGAAMSLGFVIGPGIGGFLAELGLRMPFYISAAVGAVATLGSIFFLSESLPKEKQLAARNAKEKQENIFAQLGKSFQSSYFIMLVLVFTMTFGLANFEVIFPLFVDAKFAYTPRDISIIITVGALAGTIVQAALIGKLITRFGEKKLINVTFFLSAVSMVMMLLSGNFWYMLIMTVIFFTLTSIMRPAINTLISKRAGDEQGFVAGMNNAYMSLGNIFGPAVAGTLYGVHLNAPYLFGAIILVLSLFLSQVESRRSVKRVVA; this comes from the coding sequence ATGAATATGAATGCACAAGAGAATAGTCAGCGACCGATTCTCTTCCTGATGATCAACATGTTTATCGCCATGCTGGGAATTGGCTTGATTATTCCGATTTTGCCCGAGTTTCTCAAAGAGTTCGGCGCGGGTGGGGAGACGGCTGGATACTTGGTGGCGGCCTTTGGTGTGACCCAATTTCTGTTTTCTCCGATTGCGGGGGAATGGTCGGATAAGTACGGGCGAAAAATCATGATTGTAATGGGACTCGTCCTGTTTACGATCTCCAATCTGGTATTTGCCTTGGCTGAACAAACTTGGGTGCTCTATCTTTCTCGTCTGATCGGCGGGATCGGGGCAGCAGCGATGATTCCGTCGATGCTGGCGTATGTAGCTGACATTACGACAGAGGATAAACGTGGAAAAGGATTGGGGATGCTTGGAGCTGCCATGTCGCTCGGATTTGTTATCGGGCCTGGTATTGGCGGATTTTTGGCAGAGCTTGGCTTGCGTATGCCGTTCTATATTTCCGCGGCAGTTGGTGCGGTAGCCACACTTGGTTCCATCTTTTTCTTGTCAGAATCACTTCCTAAGGAAAAGCAGCTCGCGGCACGAAACGCCAAAGAGAAGCAGGAAAACATCTTCGCACAACTCGGCAAGTCATTTCAATCGTCGTACTTCATCATGCTGGTGCTGGTCTTTACGATGACGTTTGGCTTGGCGAACTTCGAAGTTATCTTCCCGCTGTTCGTCGATGCGAAGTTCGCTTATACTCCGCGCGATATTTCCATTATTATCACAGTGGGAGCACTTGCCGGTACGATTGTGCAGGCAGCGCTGATCGGCAAGCTCATTACTCGTTTTGGCGAGAAGAAGCTCATTAATGTGACGTTCTTCTTGTCTGCTGTATCGATGGTGATGATGCTATTGTCCGGTAACTTCTGGTATATGCTGATTATGACGGTTATCTTCTTTACCCTGACGTCGATTATGCGTCCAGCGATCAACACGCTGATCTCCAAGCGAGCAGGGGATGAACAAGGCTTCGTAGCAGGGATGAACAATGCCTACATGAGTCTGGGGAATATTTTTGGCCCAGCAGTGGCAGGTACGCTGTACGGGGTTCATTTGAACGCACCGTATTTGTTCGGCGCGATTATCCTGGTTCTCAGCTTGTTCTTGTCGCAGGTGGAAAGCCGTCGCAGCGTGAAGCGCGTCGTGGCCTAA
- a CDS encoding Gfo/Idh/MocA family protein → MDQVKWNVGVIGAGVMGERMMNAIRTHEKFRVAAVSDVSAERAQEAAQKSGDVPWYTDYKELLKKVELDVIYLAVPPKFHHAIALDVLAHKKHLLCEKPLANSLTEAQEMLEAANDAGVVHAMNFPLYYQGVFPELSRRLEEIGDIRRIDILTHFHQWPRPWQQTPWLAGREQGGFIREVLPHFTHLTYALFGDLHVVRSEVDYPADPALCETGVSAFLRLTDGTPVTINGLAGIAHQEHLDYRVYGSKGTLSVVNWSNLFVGGHGEALVPAEIPQQDRLSLLLDELSIAINGGDARLVTFETGVKVQQVLEALLGHEKVHYIK, encoded by the coding sequence ATGGACCAAGTGAAATGGAACGTTGGGGTGATTGGCGCAGGCGTCATGGGCGAACGCATGATGAATGCTATCCGTACCCACGAAAAATTTCGAGTAGCCGCAGTGAGTGATGTATCGGCGGAAAGAGCACAGGAAGCCGCGCAAAAGTCCGGTGATGTGCCTTGGTACACAGATTATAAGGAATTATTGAAAAAGGTAGAGCTGGACGTCATCTATTTGGCAGTTCCTCCCAAATTCCATCACGCCATTGCTCTGGATGTGCTGGCGCACAAAAAGCATTTACTCTGCGAAAAGCCGTTGGCTAATTCGTTGACAGAAGCGCAAGAAATGTTGGAAGCAGCAAATGACGCAGGGGTTGTCCATGCGATGAACTTCCCGCTCTACTATCAAGGTGTTTTTCCTGAGCTCTCACGCAGACTCGAAGAAATCGGAGATATCCGACGCATCGATATCTTGACGCATTTTCACCAGTGGCCGCGTCCATGGCAGCAAACACCTTGGCTGGCTGGTCGTGAGCAAGGCGGCTTCATCCGTGAAGTGCTCCCTCATTTCACTCACCTGACTTACGCGCTCTTCGGAGATTTGCATGTAGTACGCTCAGAGGTAGATTATCCAGCAGATCCTGCGCTATGCGAGACAGGTGTATCGGCTTTCCTACGTCTGACAGATGGTACCCCGGTTACGATCAATGGCTTGGCGGGTATCGCGCACCAAGAGCATTTGGATTATCGCGTGTACGGGTCAAAAGGGACGCTGAGTGTCGTGAACTGGAGCAATCTGTTTGTGGGTGGACACGGCGAAGCGCTCGTTCCGGCTGAAATTCCACAGCAAGACCGTCTCTCCCTGTTGTTGGATGAGCTGTCCATTGCCATTAACGGTGGGGACGCTAGACTGGTTACGTTTGAGACAGGCGTGAAAGTACAGCAAGTGCTGGAAGCATTGCTTGGACATGAAAAAGTACACTACATCAAATAG
- a CDS encoding dipeptidase, translating into MTKMPIIDLHCDALLKIWEKNGALSFADADELDVNRKRLHDGGVKLQCYAIWTSPELSTEQRFQKALDQIHYFYTEVLGKHPEMKQIRDWSDLDHLQEGEIGALLTLEGVEPIGNDLKKLHILYQLGVRSVGLTWNFANLAADGALEPRNAGLTTFGKEIVQFHNEHKMLTDVSHLGEGSFWDTIELATYPIASHSNARAICDHPRNLTDEQAKALFAKGANVHVVYCTQFINETTPTTIDDLIKHIDHFCSLGGVRHIGLGSDFDGITAKVVGLEHAGQSQNLINELLKHFKEEEVRGFAYENFLRNRPV; encoded by the coding sequence ATGACCAAGATGCCGATTATCGATTTGCACTGTGATGCACTTCTGAAAATTTGGGAGAAAAATGGGGCTCTGTCCTTTGCGGATGCGGACGAGCTAGACGTCAACAGAAAACGGCTGCACGATGGCGGGGTAAAGCTGCAGTGCTATGCGATCTGGACATCGCCTGAATTGTCCACGGAGCAACGTTTTCAAAAAGCTTTGGATCAAATTCATTACTTTTATACAGAGGTGCTCGGAAAACATCCAGAAATGAAACAAATTCGTGATTGGAGCGATCTCGACCATTTACAAGAGGGTGAGATCGGAGCATTGCTGACGTTGGAAGGTGTAGAGCCAATCGGCAACGATTTGAAGAAGCTGCACATTTTGTATCAGTTAGGGGTTCGCTCTGTGGGCCTCACCTGGAACTTCGCGAATCTCGCTGCGGATGGTGCGCTGGAACCGAGGAATGCCGGACTGACAACTTTTGGCAAGGAAATCGTTCAGTTTCACAATGAGCATAAAATGTTGACGGACGTCTCACATCTAGGGGAGGGCAGCTTCTGGGATACGATTGAGCTCGCTACATACCCGATCGCGAGTCATTCAAATGCACGAGCGATCTGCGACCATCCACGCAATCTGACGGATGAACAGGCAAAAGCGTTATTTGCCAAAGGCGCGAATGTACACGTCGTCTACTGCACTCAGTTTATCAATGAAACGACACCAACCACGATAGATGATCTGATCAAGCATATCGATCATTTTTGTTCACTCGGTGGCGTGCGTCATATCGGGCTTGGCTCTGACTTCGACGGCATTACCGCAAAGGTCGTGGGCTTGGAGCATGCGGGTCAGAGCCAAAACCTGATCAACGAGCTGCTCAAGCATTTTAAGGAAGAAGAAGTGCGCGGGTTTGCCTATGAGAACTTTCTGCGCAATCGTCCCGTGTAA
- a CDS encoding P1 family peptidase, translated as MTKQIRQLGATIGKLPVGKKNDITDVAGVRVGHVTIQHELDNDDYACTGVTAILPHGGSLFREKVTAASYVINGFGKTTGLVQVNELGVLESPIMLTNTFSVPAVTQGTLQYMLDTNEEIGDTTGTINIVVGECNDGHLNSIRRCVVRPEDAREAILNATDQAVEEGAVGAGTGMIAFGYKGGIGSSSRIVVAEEQVYTLGALVLSNFGNKNDFLGANLFTSSKSNENAVEKSEDGSIIIVLATDAPLSDRQLLRVAKRAGIGLGRTGSHFGHGSGDIVIAFSTAQKIPHQTTAVTETRVQLREDHPIMNELFAAAAEATEEAIYHSLSQAVTTRGRKGRIVHAYPSQDLGE; from the coding sequence ATGACGAAACAAATTCGGCAGCTCGGTGCGACAATCGGGAAGCTGCCGGTCGGTAAGAAAAATGACATTACGGATGTAGCCGGAGTCCGAGTGGGACATGTGACGATCCAGCATGAGCTGGACAACGACGACTATGCATGCACAGGAGTGACAGCTATTTTGCCACATGGCGGTAGCTTGTTTCGCGAAAAAGTAACCGCAGCCAGCTATGTGATCAATGGCTTCGGCAAAACGACGGGACTCGTGCAAGTAAATGAGCTGGGGGTATTGGAATCGCCGATCATGCTCACCAATACGTTTTCCGTTCCAGCGGTTACACAAGGGACTCTGCAATACATGCTGGATACGAACGAAGAGATCGGGGACACGACCGGGACGATCAACATTGTCGTGGGCGAATGCAACGATGGTCATCTCAATTCCATTCGCCGCTGTGTCGTGCGCCCGGAAGATGCTCGAGAAGCGATTCTGAACGCAACGGACCAGGCCGTAGAAGAAGGAGCTGTCGGGGCAGGGACGGGGATGATTGCCTTTGGCTATAAAGGTGGTATCGGCTCGTCTTCTCGTATCGTTGTGGCTGAGGAGCAGGTCTATACATTGGGGGCTTTGGTACTCAGCAACTTTGGCAACAAAAATGATTTCTTGGGAGCAAATCTGTTCACAAGCTCTAAAAGCAATGAAAACGCCGTAGAGAAGTCCGAGGATGGCTCCATCATCATCGTACTGGCGACAGATGCGCCGCTCAGTGATCGACAACTGCTTCGGGTAGCAAAGCGCGCAGGAATCGGCTTGGGACGAACGGGGAGCCATTTTGGGCACGGGAGCGGCGACATCGTTATCGCTTTTTCCACAGCTCAAAAAATCCCGCATCAGACAACAGCCGTTACGGAAACCCGCGTGCAATTACGCGAGGATCACCCGATCATGAACGAGCTGTTTGCTGCTGCGGCAGAAGCGACAGAGGAAGCCATCTACCACTCTCTTTCGCAAGCAGTCACGACTAGGGGAAGAAAAGGACGCATCGTTCATGCGTATCCAAGTCAGGACTTAGGAGAGTAG
- a CDS encoding thioredoxin family protein, which translates to MSNVNHNSWFEKGMSFAAYKESMDVNKEELSRVYDQLTFTDEDLAVWKDLSQRNWKGVVLTADWCGDASLCVPVIQRIAEESNIELRFLIRDENLELMDQYLTNGTARAIPIFIFLDQDGYEARVWGPRSPEVQEMITTARAGLPAADAPDFEEKQKELYRNFKQQISTDPAMWRTVIESVKAKLQG; encoded by the coding sequence ATGTCTAACGTGAATCATAACAGTTGGTTTGAAAAAGGAATGAGCTTTGCTGCGTACAAAGAAAGCATGGACGTCAACAAAGAAGAGCTGTCCCGCGTATACGATCAGCTCACATTTACTGACGAAGATCTGGCTGTCTGGAAGGATCTCTCCCAGCGCAATTGGAAAGGGGTCGTGCTGACCGCAGACTGGTGTGGGGATGCTTCCTTGTGCGTTCCTGTCATTCAGCGAATTGCCGAGGAAAGCAACATCGAATTGCGCTTTCTCATCCGTGACGAAAATCTGGAGCTGATGGATCAATACCTGACCAATGGCACAGCACGTGCCATCCCGATCTTTATTTTCCTCGACCAGGATGGCTACGAGGCAAGAGTTTGGGGACCGCGTTCTCCAGAAGTGCAGGAAATGATTACGACTGCCCGTGCAGGATTGCCGGCTGCAGACGCTCCTGATTTTGAGGAAAAGCAAAAGGAGCTGTACCGCAACTTCAAGCAACAGATTTCAACAGACCCTGCCATGTGGCGCACGGTGATTGAAAGTGTGAAAGCGAAGCTGCAAGGCTAA
- a CDS encoding TetR/AcrR family transcriptional regulator, producing MRKGEKTKLHIIQKSAELFNQNGYTGTSMQDIMDATGLTKGALYRGFASKDEIAIEAFKYAGEVLNEHFAAALEKQDTATAKLVAMAKVYSDAVNNPPLQGGCPLLNTAVESDHSFPVLRNYAVAAYQETISFMQGLLEEGISQGEFRAEMDAEAVASVIFSSIEGAIMASRLTRDNKHVHFAIKHIEQLLQTYEP from the coding sequence ATGCGAAAAGGCGAAAAAACAAAGCTGCATATTATCCAGAAGTCAGCCGAGCTGTTTAATCAAAACGGTTATACAGGAACCTCCATGCAAGACATCATGGATGCCACGGGACTTACCAAAGGCGCTCTCTACAGAGGTTTTGCCAGTAAAGATGAAATAGCAATCGAGGCCTTCAAATATGCTGGTGAAGTATTGAATGAACATTTTGCGGCTGCGCTAGAAAAACAGGACACAGCCACTGCAAAACTCGTAGCCATGGCAAAGGTATATTCTGATGCGGTAAACAATCCCCCGCTCCAAGGCGGCTGCCCGCTTCTCAACACAGCCGTCGAAAGCGACCATTCGTTCCCTGTTCTTCGCAACTATGCCGTCGCCGCTTACCAAGAGACCATATCGTTCATGCAAGGGTTGCTGGAAGAAGGAATCTCCCAGGGAGAATTTCGTGCTGAAATGGACGCAGAAGCAGTCGCTTCGGTTATCTTCTCTTCCATTGAAGGAGCCATAATGGCAAGCAGACTCACCCGCGATAACAAGCATGTCCATTTTGCCATCAAGCATATAGAGCAGCTTTTACAGACATACGAGCCATAG
- a CDS encoding DUF2306 domain-containing protein, whose protein sequence is MNRIKPYSIVIFVACIAITYALVQNFLIDPEAKGFLSHKSDYNKERMNTSIWLTVMYVHLFFALIALVCGVANFSDKLLAENRKLHKVTGYVYLFSVLVVVVTSGFMAPYVTGGKVASWPFHLLNVIWPAITITALVKIKKRQVMKHKEWMVRSFVFLFTNMAIHLVKLIVEKVVGLPYELSYTIGVYVAMIGLVVTAEMIIRTKLRARKKA, encoded by the coding sequence ATGAACCGTATCAAACCGTATTCGATTGTCATTTTCGTCGCTTGTATAGCGATCACGTATGCACTTGTGCAAAACTTTCTCATCGATCCAGAAGCGAAAGGCTTTCTCAGTCACAAGTCTGATTACAACAAAGAGCGAATGAACACATCGATCTGGCTTACGGTGATGTATGTCCATTTGTTTTTCGCTCTGATTGCCCTGGTCTGTGGAGTGGCTAACTTTTCGGACAAGCTGCTCGCAGAGAACCGCAAGCTACATAAAGTAACAGGCTATGTTTATCTTTTTAGTGTGTTGGTTGTGGTAGTCACCTCGGGATTTATGGCCCCTTATGTAACGGGTGGAAAAGTGGCGAGTTGGCCCTTCCACTTGTTGAACGTCATCTGGCCGGCCATCACCATTACGGCACTCGTCAAAATTAAAAAGCGCCAAGTCATGAAGCATAAGGAATGGATGGTCCGGAGTTTCGTCTTCTTGTTCACCAACATGGCGATTCATCTCGTGAAGCTGATCGTAGAGAAGGTAGTAGGATTGCCGTATGAGCTCAGCTACACAATCGGTGTATATGTCGCCATGATTGGACTTGTCGTGACGGCGGAGATGATCATTCGTACGAAATTGCGAGCACGGAAAAAAGCATGA
- a CDS encoding alpha/beta fold hydrolase: protein MYIEVEKGVTVFVEDLNPGPNSKTIFFVHGWPLNHNMYSYQFNVLPQHGFRCVAMDIRGNGQSDKPWSGYTYDRLADDIYVVLEALKIRDAVLLGFSVGGAISIRYMSRYEGRHISKLALVDAVSPSFVKMPGSPYGVPKEQADGLISQMYANLPELLNTVSLQFFNRNLGTATLQWFVKMGLDSASYALIKIMQAASRENVINDLSQIRVPTGIFHGIHDQLIPFKSAELTQQQIKGSKLFPFDNSGHGLPICQADDFNKKLMEFINA from the coding sequence ATGTACATTGAAGTCGAAAAGGGTGTCACGGTTTTCGTTGAAGACCTCAATCCTGGCCCGAATAGCAAAACGATTTTTTTCGTTCACGGCTGGCCGCTCAACCATAACATGTATTCCTACCAATTCAACGTACTTCCTCAGCATGGGTTCCGCTGTGTTGCTATGGACATACGCGGCAACGGCCAATCGGACAAACCGTGGAGCGGCTATACGTATGATCGCTTAGCAGATGACATCTATGTCGTTTTGGAAGCATTAAAGATAAGGGATGCCGTCTTGCTAGGTTTTTCAGTGGGTGGAGCCATTTCGATTCGGTATATGTCTCGTTATGAGGGGCGCCATATTTCCAAGCTAGCGTTAGTGGATGCGGTTTCTCCTTCCTTTGTGAAAATGCCGGGTTCTCCATACGGCGTCCCGAAGGAGCAAGCAGATGGGCTGATCAGTCAGATGTACGCCAATTTACCTGAGTTATTAAACACGGTTTCTTTGCAGTTTTTCAATCGAAATTTAGGGACTGCTACGCTCCAGTGGTTTGTCAAAATGGGGCTGGACTCCGCGTCCTATGCGCTCATCAAAATCATGCAAGCAGCATCGAGGGAGAATGTAATCAATGACTTGAGTCAAATCCGTGTGCCAACCGGAATCTTTCATGGGATTCACGATCAATTGATCCCATTCAAAAGCGCCGAGCTCACCCAGCAGCAAATCAAAGGGTCGAAGCTGTTTCCGTTTGATAACAGTGGACACGGTTTGCCAATTTGTCAGGCGGATGATTTTAATAAGAAGCTGATGGAGTTTATTAACGCTTGA
- the ileS gene encoding isoleucine--tRNA ligase: MRKVDVKEKARTRELRILDQWREDDTFRKSMDNRLGKPNFVFYEGPPTANGQPHIGHVLGRVIKDFIGRYKTMSGYRVVRKAGWDTHGLPVELGVEKRLGISGKQEIENYGVAKFVEECKNSVFEYEKQWRELTEGIAYWTDMEHPYVTLTNDYIESVWHILSEIHKKELLYKGHRVSPYCPDCQTTLSSHEVAQGYEDVKDLSATVKFKSKTNEDIFLAWTTTPWTLPANVALVVNKELDYVRVKHKDEVYVVAKNLAEKVFKEDYEVLSTHKGAEFVGTPYEPPFGYIKVNHGHIVVDADYVSDTSGTGIVHTAPAHGEDDYRTTRQHGLDFVNVVNLAGRYTDQISDFAGRFVKDCDVDIVKDLSHRGLLFSKERYEHSYPFCWRCKSPLLYYAMESWFIKTTAIKDQLIENNSKIEWYPGHLREGRFGKFLEELVDWNISRNRYWGTPLNLWLCQDCGCEYAPGSVKELREKSVAPLDENLELHKPFVDNVKLHCSCGGTMERTPEVIDVWFDSGSMPFAQYHHPFGDEKVFQEQYPADIISEGIDQTRGWFFSLLAVSTLYNGKAPYKAVISTGHVLDEHGQKMSKSKGNGIDPWEVIEEFGADAFRWALLSDSAPWSSKRFSKRIVAEAKYKVIDTIHNTHAFYSLYALIDAFKPEEHLPQPPVNELDCWILSRLNTTLQHVEKGLETYDFMNPAGHIEAFVDELSNWYIRRSRDRFWSSGMTPDKVSAYQTLREVLLTLAKMIAPYAPLIAEDMYGNLGGEGSVHLTDYPKVNTEAIDATLERDMETARHIVELARNVRNETGLKTRQPLSELIVSMEQPFNLERFAGIIQDEINVKNIRVEQSDSSFVTYHFKLNLKVAGKKYGKHVGPIQGYLKELNAADAQKAVDNGYLDVEVAGESVRLTLDELLVEKQGKQGFASASGYQLHVALNTTLTEELEQEGLVREIIRVIQDARKKLDLPIDKRVQLTLDVGDELRAALERFDHVLRESVLVSDVSFAKAADMETVSFGDKTFGLHIV, translated from the coding sequence ATGAGGAAAGTAGACGTAAAAGAAAAAGCAAGGACACGAGAGTTACGCATTCTGGATCAGTGGAGGGAAGATGACACATTCCGCAAGTCGATGGACAATCGGCTAGGAAAGCCTAATTTCGTCTTTTATGAAGGTCCACCGACCGCCAACGGACAGCCGCATATCGGTCACGTGCTCGGACGGGTCATCAAGGATTTCATCGGACGTTACAAAACGATGTCCGGTTACCGTGTCGTCCGCAAAGCAGGCTGGGATACACATGGTCTCCCGGTAGAGCTTGGGGTGGAGAAACGACTCGGCATTTCCGGCAAGCAGGAGATCGAAAACTACGGAGTGGCCAAGTTCGTCGAGGAGTGCAAAAACAGCGTATTTGAGTACGAAAAGCAATGGCGCGAGTTGACGGAAGGCATCGCTTACTGGACAGATATGGAGCATCCATATGTCACCTTGACCAACGATTACATCGAAAGCGTCTGGCACATCCTTTCTGAAATTCATAAGAAAGAACTGCTGTACAAAGGACATCGTGTCAGTCCGTATTGCCCGGATTGCCAGACGACACTCAGCTCCCATGAAGTGGCGCAAGGCTATGAAGACGTGAAGGACTTAAGTGCGACCGTCAAATTCAAAAGCAAGACAAACGAGGACATCTTTCTCGCGTGGACGACGACACCATGGACACTTCCAGCAAACGTGGCATTGGTTGTTAACAAAGAGCTCGATTACGTGCGGGTGAAGCACAAGGATGAAGTGTACGTCGTAGCAAAAAATCTCGCGGAGAAAGTGTTCAAGGAAGACTACGAGGTTTTGTCCACGCACAAAGGGGCAGAATTCGTCGGTACCCCGTATGAACCGCCTTTTGGCTATATTAAGGTAAACCATGGACATATCGTCGTCGATGCGGACTATGTCAGTGATACGAGCGGAACTGGCATTGTGCATACTGCGCCAGCGCACGGGGAGGATGACTATCGCACGACCCGTCAGCATGGTCTTGATTTCGTGAACGTCGTGAATTTGGCTGGCCGCTATACCGATCAAATCTCAGATTTCGCGGGTCGCTTCGTCAAGGATTGCGACGTCGATATCGTAAAGGATCTGTCTCATCGCGGACTGTTGTTTTCCAAGGAGCGTTACGAGCATAGCTATCCGTTCTGCTGGCGCTGCAAATCGCCACTGCTCTACTACGCGATGGAGAGCTGGTTCATCAAAACGACAGCGATCAAGGATCAGCTGATCGAAAACAACAGCAAGATCGAATGGTATCCAGGCCATTTGCGCGAAGGGCGCTTCGGGAAATTCCTCGAAGAGCTCGTAGACTGGAATATCAGCCGCAATCGGTATTGGGGGACGCCGCTCAATTTATGGCTTTGTCAGGATTGTGGCTGCGAATATGCGCCAGGCAGTGTAAAAGAGCTGCGTGAGAAGTCTGTGGCGCCACTCGACGAGAATCTGGAGCTGCACAAGCCGTTTGTGGATAATGTGAAGCTGCATTGCTCTTGCGGCGGTACGATGGAGCGGACCCCTGAGGTCATTGATGTGTGGTTCGACAGTGGTTCGATGCCGTTTGCTCAGTACCATCATCCATTCGGCGACGAAAAGGTATTTCAGGAGCAGTACCCTGCCGACATCATTTCGGAAGGAATCGATCAGACGCGGGGCTGGTTCTTCAGCTTATTGGCAGTTTCAACTTTGTATAACGGAAAAGCCCCTTACAAGGCGGTCATCTCTACCGGTCACGTTTTGGATGAACACGGTCAAAAGATGTCCAAAAGCAAAGGAAACGGGATCGATCCGTGGGAGGTTATCGAGGAGTTCGGTGCAGATGCGTTCCGGTGGGCACTCTTGTCTGACAGTGCGCCGTGGAGCAGCAAGCGGTTCTCCAAGCGGATCGTCGCCGAGGCGAAGTACAAAGTGATCGATACGATCCATAACACTCATGCTTTTTATTCGTTATACGCCTTGATCGATGCATTCAAGCCAGAAGAGCATCTGCCACAACCGCCTGTGAATGAATTGGATTGTTGGATACTATCCCGCTTGAATACCACCTTGCAGCACGTGGAAAAAGGTCTGGAAACCTACGATTTCATGAATCCGGCTGGGCATATCGAAGCGTTCGTCGACGAGCTGAGCAACTGGTACATCCGTCGTTCGCGGGATCGTTTCTGGAGCAGCGGGATGACTCCTGACAAAGTATCTGCTTACCAGACCCTGCGGGAAGTGTTGCTGACGCTGGCGAAGATGATCGCACCATACGCACCGCTGATCGCAGAAGATATGTATGGTAATCTGGGTGGAGAAGGCAGTGTTCATTTGACTGACTATCCGAAGGTGAACACAGAAGCAATCGACGCAACCCTTGAGCGGGACATGGAAACGGCTCGACACATCGTGGAGCTGGCTAGAAATGTCCGCAACGAAACTGGACTCAAGACCAGACAGCCTCTGTCCGAGCTGATCGTATCGATGGAGCAGCCATTTAACCTTGAGAGATTTGCTGGCATTATCCAAGACGAGATCAATGTGAAAAACATTCGGGTGGAGCAAAGCGACAGCAGCTTCGTGACGTATCATTTCAAGCTCAACCTGAAGGTAGCTGGGAAAAAATACGGCAAGCACGTTGGGCCAATCCAAGGGTATCTAAAAGAATTGAACGCAGCCGATGCACAGAAAGCGGTGGACAATGGCTACCTGGATGTAGAGGTCGCAGGCGAGAGCGTGCGGCTTACACTAGATGAGTTGCTCGTGGAAAAGCAAGGGAAGCAAGGCTTCGCTTCTGCATCTGGCTATCAGCTCCACGTGGCCTTGAATACGACACTCACAGAAGAGCTTGAGCAAGAAGGCTTGGTTCGAGAAATCATCCGTGTCATCCAGGATGCACGCAAAAAGCTGGATTTGCCCATCGATAAACGTGTCCAGCTCACACTGGATGTGGGCGATGAGCTACGAGCAGCATTGGAGCGTTTTGATCATGTTTTGCGTGAGAGTGTACTCGTTTCGGATGTGTCGTTTGCGAAAGCAGCAGATATGGAGACCGTTTCGTTTGGAGACAAAACATTTGGTTTACACATCGTGTAA